A genomic stretch from Skermanella mucosa includes:
- a CDS encoding PAS domain-containing sensor histidine kinase, producing the protein MTVRSGGGSPAFALETVRYPLLVVDGDGRVEAASRAADDLFDLPPKSLQGQRLRDIGGRSSLLQDAAASAVGSGRPVELEIRVRGRRFDIMVEPLRAEAGTVSGAVIHATENHGTFPDRDMLSLVLDQLPCAVYWKDSHSRYLGGNRMFAEVVGLGSSQAVPGITDDDIMASSDAETVRREDEQVMRTGESLVSIEQVLELAVGGRCIEKLKAPLRAADGEIIGILCIAQDVTQRKKAEEKLVTDKLAAEQASRAKTSFLAAASHDLRQPIQALALFARLLEKRVTGQASKNLVGLIQQSARSLSDLLEAVIHLSRLEAGEVEPNIGPTRLGDLIGRLVGEFSHQADGKGLDFRAVNTDMVVQSDPLLLERILRNLISNAIRYTECGRVLVGCRRRGGQVSIEVWDTGIGIPKDQFGEIFREFHRSRGTNHEAVDGFGIGLAVVDRLTNLLGHRIEVSSVPGKGSVFRIQAEATSPCLFLKGPVELTPFQGKHTDA; encoded by the coding sequence ATGACGGTCCGATCAGGAGGGGGATCCCCGGCCTTCGCCCTGGAGACGGTCAGGTACCCGCTGCTGGTGGTCGACGGGGACGGCAGGGTGGAGGCGGCGAGCCGTGCCGCGGACGATCTGTTCGACCTGCCGCCGAAATCCCTCCAGGGGCAGCGCCTCCGCGACATCGGCGGCCGTTCCTCGCTCCTGCAGGACGCCGCGGCGTCCGCCGTCGGGTCGGGGCGACCGGTCGAACTGGAGATCCGGGTCAGGGGCCGCCGCTTCGACATCATGGTCGAACCCTTGCGCGCGGAAGCCGGCACCGTGTCCGGGGCCGTGATCCACGCCACCGAGAATCACGGTACCTTCCCGGACCGCGACATGCTGTCCCTGGTGCTCGACCAGCTGCCCTGCGCCGTCTACTGGAAGGACAGCCATTCCAGGTATCTCGGCGGCAACCGGATGTTCGCCGAGGTCGTCGGCCTCGGCTCGTCGCAGGCCGTTCCCGGCATCACCGATGACGACATCATGGCATCCTCGGACGCGGAGACCGTCCGCCGGGAAGACGAGCAGGTGATGCGGACCGGCGAGAGCCTCGTCAGCATCGAGCAGGTGCTCGAACTGGCGGTGGGCGGCAGGTGCATCGAGAAGCTCAAGGCGCCGCTTCGCGCCGCCGACGGCGAAATCATCGGCATCCTGTGCATCGCCCAGGACGTCACGCAGCGGAAGAAGGCCGAGGAGAAGCTGGTCACGGACAAGCTCGCCGCCGAACAGGCGAGCCGGGCGAAGACGAGCTTCCTCGCCGCCGCGAGCCATGACCTGCGCCAGCCGATCCAGGCGCTCGCCCTGTTCGCCAGGCTGCTGGAGAAGCGGGTGACCGGACAGGCGTCCAAGAACCTCGTCGGGCTGATCCAGCAGTCGGCGAGGTCGCTGTCCGACCTGCTGGAGGCCGTAATCCACCTGTCCCGGCTGGAAGCGGGGGAGGTCGAGCCCAACATCGGGCCGACCCGGCTGGGCGACCTGATCGGCCGGCTGGTCGGGGAATTCAGCCACCAGGCGGACGGGAAAGGCCTCGATTTCCGCGCCGTCAACACGGACATGGTGGTGCAGAGCGACCCGCTGCTGCTGGAGAGGATCCTGCGCAACCTGATCTCCAACGCCATCCGCTACACGGAATGCGGGCGCGTCCTGGTCGGGTGCCGGCGCCGGGGCGGCCAGGTCAGCATCGAGGTCTGGGACACCGGCATCGGCATCCCCAAGGACCAGTTCGGCGAGATCTTCCGCGAGTTCCATCGCAGCCGGGGCACGAACCACGAGGCGGTGGACGGCTTCGGCATCGGACTGGCGGTCGTGGACCGGCTGACCAACCTCCTGGGGCATCGCATCGAGGTCTCCTCGGTTCCGGGAAAGGGGTCGGTCTTCCGGATCCAGGCAGAGGCGACCTCTCCGTGCCTTTTTCTGAAGGGCCCTGTTGAGCTCACGCCATTTCAGGGGAAACACACCGATGCGTAA
- a CDS encoding MFS transporter, with product MTAVTVDEALSRIGTGSFHYRLLAIFGLVWAADAMQVLSIGFAAPSLAAGFGLSIPQAVQAGTALFLGMLIGAWGFGRLADRIGRRRVLIVTVLIDAVFGLASAFSTSFEMLLVLRLLTGIGVGGTLPVDYAMMAEFLPPERRGRWLVALEGFWAIGTIMVALAAWGASLWAGPDAWRWLFVLTALPAAVGIWLRLWLPESPHYLLRRGGPDQARAVLDRIALANGAEPVRGDLTAVERRRSRMSDLFSGALRRRSLLILATWLFVSAAYYGVFVWLPSRLVTEGYGFVRGYGFLVLLALAQVPGYALAAVGLETIGRRRTLILFLVASAAGCFTFIIAGDPLLIAAALLAMSFALLGTWGALYAYTPELYPTELRATGMGMAGAMARFGGLLAPSAVALVVGAGFEAAIGLFAALLLVAAVAVGRIDLETRGRPLDPGASA from the coding sequence ATGACCGCCGTTACGGTCGATGAAGCGTTGAGCCGGATCGGCACCGGTTCCTTCCATTACCGCCTGCTGGCGATCTTCGGCCTGGTCTGGGCGGCGGACGCCATGCAGGTCCTGTCGATCGGCTTCGCCGCCCCGTCGCTCGCGGCCGGCTTCGGGCTGTCAATTCCGCAGGCGGTGCAGGCCGGGACGGCCCTGTTCCTGGGCATGCTGATCGGGGCCTGGGGGTTCGGCCGGCTGGCCGACCGGATCGGGCGAAGGCGCGTGCTGATCGTCACGGTCCTGATCGACGCGGTGTTCGGGCTCGCCTCCGCCTTCTCCACCAGCTTCGAGATGCTGCTGGTCCTGCGCCTGCTGACCGGGATCGGCGTCGGCGGCACCCTGCCGGTCGATTATGCCATGATGGCGGAATTCCTGCCGCCCGAGCGGCGCGGCCGCTGGCTGGTGGCGCTCGAAGGCTTCTGGGCGATCGGCACCATCATGGTGGCCCTGGCGGCCTGGGGCGCCAGCCTGTGGGCCGGGCCGGACGCCTGGCGCTGGCTGTTCGTCCTGACCGCCCTGCCCGCGGCGGTCGGTATCTGGCTGCGGCTGTGGCTGCCGGAATCCCCCCATTACCTGCTGCGTCGGGGCGGGCCGGACCAGGCCCGCGCCGTGCTGGACCGGATCGCGCTCGCCAACGGCGCGGAGCCGGTCCGGGGCGACCTGACGGCGGTGGAGCGGCGGCGATCCCGCATGTCGGACCTGTTCTCGGGAGCGCTGCGGCGGCGCAGCCTGCTGATCCTGGCGACGTGGCTGTTCGTCTCGGCCGCCTATTACGGGGTCTTCGTCTGGCTGCCGAGCCGGCTGGTGACGGAAGGCTACGGATTCGTGCGCGGCTACGGCTTCCTGGTGCTGCTGGCCCTGGCCCAGGTGCCGGGCTACGCGCTGGCGGCGGTCGGGCTGGAGACGATCGGCCGGCGGCGCACGCTGATCCTGTTCCTGGTCGCCAGCGCCGCCGGCTGCTTCACCTTCATCATCGCCGGCGACCCGCTGCTGATCGCGGCGGCGCTGCTCGCCATGAGTTTCGCCCTGCTGGGCACCTGGGGCGCCCTCTACGCCTATACGCCGGAGCTCTACCCGACCGAGCTGCGGGCGACCGGCATGGGCATGGCCGGGGCCATGGCCCGTTTCGGCGGGTTGCTGGCCCCCTCGGCGGTGGCCCTGGTGGTCGGGGCCGGCTTCGAGGCGGCGATCGGGCTGTTCGCGGCGCTGCTGCTGGTGGCGGCGGTAGCGGTCGGCCGGATCGACCTGGAAACCAGGGGACGGCCGCTGGACCCGGGAGCATCGGCATGA
- a CDS encoding response regulator → MLKSDDPILIVDDDNLVRLGIRMTLEDAGFRNLCVARSGSAAVDLALRRRPAVVLMDVRLGTGMDGIEAAERIRREHPCKVIFLTGSNEVATRLRISAMDPHGVLMKPILPHHLIGAIEALREG, encoded by the coding sequence ATGCTGAAATCCGACGATCCCATCCTGATCGTGGACGACGACAACCTGGTCCGCCTCGGCATCCGCATGACCCTGGAGGATGCGGGATTCCGCAACCTGTGCGTCGCCCGGAGCGGCTCGGCGGCCGTTGACCTCGCCCTGCGCCGACGTCCCGCCGTCGTCCTGATGGATGTGCGCCTGGGCACCGGGATGGACGGCATCGAGGCCGCGGAACGGATCCGCCGGGAACACCCCTGCAAGGTGATCTTCCTGACCGGGTCGAACGAGGTCGCGACCCGCCTCCGGATCAGCGCCATGGACCCGCACGGCGTCCTGATGAAGCCGATCCTGCCCCATCACCTGATCGGCGCGATCGAGGCCCTCCGGGAAGGCTGA
- a CDS encoding septal ring lytic transglycosylase RlpA family protein, which produces MRKLMLPIAAILLTTQPLAAQESSKVIRQEGQASYFQAGEGGNTLTKSGEPVNPQGYTAASRDLPLGTVVTVTNRETGKSVDVRINDRGPTRPDRIIDVSEQAARDLGMEEAGVAPVTVEADPGRQDDPEIRSQLESAVR; this is translated from the coding sequence ATGCGTAAGCTCATGCTGCCCATCGCGGCGATCCTGCTCACGACCCAGCCGCTCGCCGCGCAGGAGTCCTCGAAGGTCATCCGGCAGGAGGGACAGGCATCCTACTTCCAGGCCGGCGAAGGCGGGAACACGCTGACCAAGAGCGGCGAACCCGTGAACCCGCAGGGCTATACAGCGGCGTCGCGGGACCTGCCGCTCGGCACCGTCGTGACGGTGACCAACCGGGAGACCGGCAAGTCGGTCGACGTCAGGATCAACGATCGCGGGCCGACCCGGCCGGACCGCATCATCGACGTGTCCGAACAGGCGGCCCGCGACCTGGGCATGGAGGAGGCCGGCGTGGCCCCCGTCACGGTCGAGGCGGACCCGGGCAGGCAGGACGACCCGGAAATCCGCAGCCAGCTGGAATCGGCGGTCCGGTAG
- the lldP gene encoding L-lactate permease gives MQPWMQIYDPAGNLWVSALVAALPIIFFFMALAVFRMKGHVAATITVALALAVAILFYGMPVGQALASAGYGFVYGLWPIAWIILTAVFLYKVTVKTGQFDIIRASVVSITEDQRLQMLLVGFSFGAFLEGAAGFGAPVAITAALLVGLGFNPLYAAGLCLIANTAPVAFGAMGIPMIVAGQVTGLEAFKIGQMAGRQLPLLAVFVPFWIVFIMDGVRGVRETWPAVLVAGSTFAFGVYFTSNFIGPELPDITSALISLVSLTLFLKVWKPKRIFRFSDREAGAPVPRAVGAAVTPTADYATYGAAATYTTGQVIKAWSPFLVLTVIVTIWSLAPFKAAFAKAGAFASTVFYFPIEGLDKLVTKVAPIVTSPKPYDAVYKLDLISATGTAILLTALISIFFLRMRPAAAVATFGETLMELRRPIYSIGMVLAFAFIANYSGLSSTLALLLAGTGKAFPFFSPVLGWLGVFLTGSDTSSNALFGALQATTAQQLGLSEILMVTANTTGGVTGKMISPQSIAVACAAVGLVGRESDLFRFTLKHSLFFVTIIGVITVLQAYVFTWMIP, from the coding sequence ATGCAGCCCTGGATGCAAATCTATGACCCGGCAGGCAATCTGTGGGTCTCCGCGCTGGTCGCGGCGCTTCCGATCATCTTCTTTTTCATGGCGCTGGCCGTCTTCCGGATGAAGGGCCACGTCGCGGCCACCATCACCGTCGCCCTCGCCCTCGCCGTGGCGATCCTGTTCTACGGCATGCCGGTCGGACAGGCGCTGGCCTCCGCCGGGTACGGCTTCGTCTACGGCCTGTGGCCGATCGCCTGGATCATCCTGACCGCCGTCTTCCTGTACAAGGTGACGGTGAAGACGGGCCAGTTCGACATCATCCGCGCGTCGGTCGTGTCGATCACCGAGGACCAGCGCCTCCAGATGCTGCTGGTCGGCTTCTCCTTCGGCGCCTTCCTGGAAGGGGCCGCCGGCTTCGGAGCACCGGTCGCGATCACCGCGGCCCTCCTGGTCGGGCTGGGCTTCAACCCGCTCTACGCCGCCGGCCTGTGCCTGATCGCCAACACCGCCCCGGTCGCCTTCGGCGCCATGGGCATCCCGATGATCGTCGCCGGCCAGGTGACGGGGCTGGAAGCCTTCAAGATCGGCCAGATGGCCGGCCGCCAGCTGCCGCTGCTCGCCGTGTTCGTGCCGTTCTGGATCGTCTTCATCATGGACGGCGTCCGCGGCGTGCGCGAGACGTGGCCGGCCGTGCTGGTCGCCGGCTCGACCTTCGCCTTCGGCGTCTATTTCACCTCCAACTTCATCGGGCCGGAGCTTCCGGACATCACCTCCGCCCTGATCAGCCTGGTCAGCCTGACCCTGTTCCTGAAGGTGTGGAAGCCCAAGCGCATCTTCCGCTTCTCCGACCGGGAAGCCGGCGCCCCCGTTCCCCGCGCCGTCGGGGCCGCGGTCACGCCCACCGCGGACTATGCCACCTATGGCGCCGCCGCCACCTACACGACCGGGCAGGTCATCAAGGCGTGGTCGCCCTTCCTGGTGCTGACCGTGATCGTGACGATCTGGAGCCTGGCGCCGTTCAAGGCGGCCTTCGCCAAGGCCGGCGCCTTCGCCTCCACCGTGTTCTATTTCCCGATCGAGGGACTGGACAAGCTGGTCACCAAGGTCGCCCCGATCGTCACCTCGCCCAAGCCCTACGACGCCGTCTACAAGCTGGACCTGATCTCCGCGACCGGCACCGCGATCCTGCTGACCGCGCTGATCTCGATCTTCTTCCTGCGCATGCGGCCGGCGGCGGCCGTCGCCACCTTCGGCGAGACGCTGATGGAGCTGCGCCGCCCGATCTACTCGATCGGCATGGTGCTGGCGTTCGCCTTCATCGCCAACTACTCGGGCCTGTCCTCGACGCTGGCCCTGCTGCTGGCCGGGACCGGCAAGGCCTTCCCGTTCTTCTCGCCGGTGCTGGGCTGGCTGGGCGTGTTCCTGACCGGGTCGGACACCTCGTCCAACGCCCTGTTCGGGGCGCTCCAGGCGACCACGGCCCAGCAGCTCGGGCTGTCCGAGATCCTGATGGTCACCGCCAACACCACCGGCGGCGTCACCGGCAAGATGATCTCGCCGCAGTCGATCGCCGTGGCCTGCGCCGCGGTCGGGCTGGTCGGCCGGGAATCGGACCTGTTCCGCTTCACGCTCAAGCACAGCCTGTTCTTCGTCACGATCATCGGCGTGATCACCGTCCTCCAGGCCTATGTCTTCACCTGGATGATCCCCTGA
- a CDS encoding FCD domain-containing protein, whose amino-acid sequence MTDTSDATDPGDAADAAAEADPLTRLLQCHPETAFDYLEFRRMMAGPSAAFAAERATPADIERLRACLTAMEEAHGLDDPSREAAADAEFHLAIYEAAHNQVMIGIMRQFIRMMSENVFYDRTSLYLRRGVRDSFLRQHQAIFHAIAAGNPEAARATADAHIASTTEALREAQRADARLEVALRRQQGVNLVTGKGK is encoded by the coding sequence ATGACCGACACATCCGACGCGACCGATCCAGGGGATGCCGCGGACGCCGCAGCCGAGGCCGACCCGCTGACCCGCCTGCTCCAGTGCCATCCGGAGACCGCCTTCGACTACCTGGAGTTCCGCCGGATGATGGCGGGGCCGTCGGCCGCCTTCGCGGCGGAGCGGGCCACCCCGGCGGACATCGAGCGGCTGCGGGCCTGCCTGACCGCCATGGAGGAGGCCCACGGCCTGGACGATCCCTCGCGCGAGGCGGCGGCCGACGCGGAGTTCCACCTGGCCATATACGAGGCCGCGCACAACCAGGTGATGATCGGCATCATGCGGCAGTTCATCCGCATGATGAGCGAGAACGTGTTCTACGACCGCACCAGCCTGTATCTGCGCCGCGGCGTCCGGGACAGCTTCCTGCGCCAGCATCAGGCGATCTTCCACGCCATAGCCGCCGGCAACCCGGAGGCGGCGCGCGCCACCGCGGACGCCCATATCGCCTCGACCACCGAGGCCCTGCGCGAGGCCCAGCGGGCGGATGCGCGGCTAGAGGTCGCACTGCGCCGCCAGCAGGGCGTCAACCTCGTGACGGGCAAGGGAAAATAG
- a CDS encoding sensor histidine kinase — MGERGSASLNASQRSVGTAPVPDDEPLRLVALKRYDLLDTLPEQAFDRIARLAATVLGMPVSLISLIDETRQWFKSRHGFDAQWTRREMAFCSHAILAREPLVVPDAAADDRFAGNPLVVEDPHIRFYAGAPLVTPEGYVLGTLCVIDHAPHPEFSDAQREILKDFADLVMTEIEARSATLALRQKVREQQQAEQRLQRLLNEKETLLREVYHRVKNNLQVVDTLLALQKRQTPAIAESLGDLRHRVYCLGLVHQKLMQSEDLETIDQGEFLRDLCHSLAAPYAAGRPDITMGVRVEPRNSAITIDFAISLGLLVNELVTNAFRHAFPAGRKGRVDVSLTGRGDGTALLVVADDGVGLPQAMLPGAPPAKIGQQIIAELVDQLGGEIAVEQDHGTIVSVSFPCPAELPC, encoded by the coding sequence ATGGGCGAACGAGGGTCTGCGTCCCTGAACGCCTCGCAGCGGAGCGTCGGCACGGCGCCGGTGCCCGACGACGAGCCGCTGCGGCTCGTCGCGCTGAAACGCTACGACCTGCTCGACACCTTGCCGGAGCAGGCTTTCGACCGCATCGCCCGGCTGGCCGCGACGGTGCTCGGCATGCCGGTCTCCCTGATCTCCCTGATCGACGAGACACGGCAGTGGTTCAAGTCCCGCCATGGCTTCGACGCCCAATGGACCCGGCGGGAAATGGCCTTCTGCTCGCACGCGATCCTCGCCAGGGAACCGCTCGTGGTTCCGGACGCCGCGGCGGACGACCGCTTCGCCGGCAATCCGCTGGTGGTCGAGGATCCGCACATCCGGTTCTACGCCGGCGCCCCGCTGGTAACGCCCGAAGGGTACGTGCTCGGCACCCTGTGCGTGATCGACCACGCGCCGCACCCCGAATTCAGCGACGCGCAGCGGGAGATCCTGAAGGATTTCGCCGATCTGGTCATGACCGAGATCGAGGCCCGGTCGGCCACCCTGGCCCTGCGGCAGAAGGTCCGCGAGCAGCAGCAGGCGGAGCAGCGGCTGCAACGGCTGCTGAACGAGAAGGAGACGCTGCTGCGGGAAGTCTATCACCGGGTCAAGAACAACCTCCAGGTGGTCGATACCCTGCTGGCGCTCCAGAAGCGGCAGACGCCGGCCATCGCGGAAAGCCTGGGCGATCTGCGCCACCGGGTCTATTGCCTGGGACTCGTCCACCAGAAGCTCATGCAGTCGGAAGACCTGGAGACGATCGACCAGGGCGAATTCCTGCGCGACCTGTGCCACTCGCTGGCCGCCCCCTATGCCGCCGGCCGGCCCGACATCACGATGGGCGTCAGGGTCGAGCCGCGGAACAGCGCGATCACGATCGATTTCGCGATTTCCCTGGGGCTGCTGGTCAACGAACTGGTGACGAACGCCTTCAGGCACGCTTTCCCGGCCGGCCGCAAGGGGCGCGTGGACGTCTCGCTGACGGGCAGGGGAGACGGCACGGCCCTCCTGGTCGTCGCCGACGACGGCGTCGGATTGCCGCAGGCCATGCTTCCGGGAGCGCCTCCGGCCAAGATCGGACAGCAGATCATCGCGGAACTGGTCGATCAGCTGGGCGGCGAGATCGCGGTCGAGCAGGACCACGGGACGATCGTCTCGGTGAGCTTTCCATGCCCGGCGGAGCTGCCATGCTGA
- a CDS encoding TIGR03885 family FMN-dependent LLM class oxidoreductase, which translates to MPLLTYHASHEQFPPSRLVELVRRAEAAGFQGVFSSDHYHPWAPSQGHSGFVWSWLGAAMQATSLSFGLITVPGGWRYHPAVLAQAVATLGEMFPDRLPWIAVGSGELVNEHITGGEWPEKPERNERLREGAEVMQALLRGEEVTRRGRITVSEAKLYSLPRRQTRLVGAAVSEATAEWLGGWADGLLTVGHGPDSVRKVVEAFRRGGGEGKPVYFKMDLCWARSEEEALRQAHEQWRFNILGGSVNWDLRTPEEFEAAARFVRPEDCRDAIHVSSDLGRLAGLLAEYAEIGFAGIDLHNVGTDQEAFIDAFGERVLPQFG; encoded by the coding sequence ATGCCCCTGCTGACCTACCACGCCTCCCACGAGCAGTTCCCCCCGAGCCGGCTGGTGGAACTCGTCCGCCGAGCCGAGGCCGCCGGCTTCCAGGGCGTCTTCTCGTCGGACCACTACCACCCCTGGGCTCCCTCCCAGGGACATTCCGGGTTCGTCTGGTCCTGGCTGGGCGCCGCCATGCAGGCGACGTCCCTGTCCTTCGGGCTGATCACCGTGCCCGGCGGCTGGCGCTACCACCCCGCCGTCCTGGCCCAGGCGGTCGCGACCCTGGGGGAGATGTTCCCGGACCGCCTGCCCTGGATCGCGGTCGGCAGCGGCGAACTGGTCAACGAGCACATCACCGGCGGCGAGTGGCCGGAGAAACCCGAGCGGAACGAGAGACTGAGGGAAGGCGCGGAGGTGATGCAGGCCCTGCTGCGCGGCGAGGAGGTGACCCGGCGCGGCCGGATCACGGTCTCCGAGGCGAAGCTCTACTCGCTTCCCCGGCGGCAGACCAGGCTGGTCGGCGCCGCGGTCAGCGAGGCCACGGCCGAGTGGCTGGGCGGCTGGGCCGACGGCCTGCTGACCGTGGGGCACGGGCCGGACTCCGTGCGCAAGGTGGTCGAGGCGTTCCGGCGCGGCGGCGGCGAAGGCAAGCCGGTCTATTTCAAGATGGATCTTTGCTGGGCGAGGAGCGAGGAGGAGGCCCTGCGCCAGGCCCACGAGCAGTGGCGCTTCAACATCCTGGGCGGCAGCGTCAATTGGGACCTGCGCACGCCGGAGGAGTTCGAGGCCGCCGCCCGCTTCGTCCGGCCTGAGGATTGCCGGGACGCCATCCACGTCTCCTCCGACCTGGGCCGGCTGGCCGGGTTGCTCGCCGAATACGCCGAGATCGGCTTCGCCGGCATCGACCTGCACAATGTCGGGACGGACCAGGAAGCCTTCATCGACGCCTTCGGCGAGCGGGTCCTGCCCCAGTTCGGCTAG
- the pncB gene encoding nicotinate phosphoribosyltransferase yields MIDFAARAYNQSFNIDPVIRSLLDTDVYKLLMLQFVWKWYPRIPVTFSLINRSRNVRLADIIDEAELRDQLDHARSLRFTESETVWLAGNKLYGRRDLFEPDFIEFLRGFRLPEYRFETKGGQYELTFSGPWVDVTLWEIYALTIVNELRNRGRRSRDRGARTGLNRLSKYELDKLYAHAKTKLWAKLDRLRGAGGLRISDFGTRRRHSHLWQEWAILAAAEELGPAFTGTSNAFFAHKHGFEAIGTNAHELPMVLATLAQDDVGLKQSQYTVLDRWQQTYAGALLVMLPDTYGSTQFLRDAPDWAKKWTGIRIDSKDPFVAAEEAIAWWTDHGCDPRDKRILFSDGLDVGQILALHGRFRDRVRDGYGWGTLLTNDFRGCHPSGRDDLDPISLVCKITAANGRPAVKLSDNYLKASGPPDEIARYRAVFGTAGVENAPLVV; encoded by the coding sequence ATGATCGATTTCGCCGCGCGGGCATACAATCAGAGCTTCAACATCGACCCCGTCATCCGGTCGCTGCTGGACACCGACGTCTACAAGCTGCTGATGCTCCAGTTCGTCTGGAAATGGTATCCGCGCATCCCGGTGACCTTCTCCCTGATCAATCGGTCGCGCAACGTCCGGCTGGCCGACATCATCGACGAAGCCGAACTGCGGGACCAGCTCGACCATGCCCGGTCGCTGCGCTTCACCGAGAGCGAGACGGTCTGGCTGGCCGGCAACAAGCTGTATGGCAGGCGCGACCTGTTCGAACCCGACTTCATCGAGTTCCTGCGCGGCTTCCGGCTGCCGGAATACCGGTTCGAGACGAAGGGCGGTCAGTACGAGCTGACCTTCTCCGGCCCCTGGGTGGACGTGACCCTGTGGGAAATCTACGCGCTGACCATCGTCAACGAGCTGCGCAACCGCGGGCGCCGGTCCCGGGACCGCGGCGCCCGCACGGGGCTGAACCGGCTGAGCAAGTACGAGCTGGACAAGCTCTACGCCCATGCCAAGACGAAGCTGTGGGCCAAGCTGGACCGGCTGCGCGGCGCCGGCGGGCTGAGGATCTCCGACTTCGGGACGCGGCGGCGCCACAGCCACCTGTGGCAGGAATGGGCGATCCTGGCCGCCGCCGAGGAGCTGGGTCCCGCCTTCACCGGCACGTCAAACGCCTTCTTCGCCCACAAGCATGGGTTCGAGGCGATCGGCACCAACGCCCACGAGCTGCCGATGGTGCTGGCCACCCTGGCGCAGGACGACGTCGGGCTGAAGCAGTCGCAGTACACGGTGCTGGACCGCTGGCAGCAGACCTACGCCGGGGCGCTGCTGGTGATGCTGCCGGACACCTACGGCTCGACCCAGTTCCTGCGGGACGCGCCGGACTGGGCCAAGAAGTGGACCGGCATCCGGATCGACAGTAAGGACCCCTTCGTCGCCGCGGAGGAGGCGATCGCCTGGTGGACGGACCATGGCTGCGATCCCCGCGACAAGCGCATCCTGTTCTCGGACGGGCTCGACGTCGGCCAGATCCTGGCGCTGCACGGGCGGTTCCGGGACAGGGTCCGCGACGGCTACGGCTGGGGAACCCTGCTGACCAACGATTTCCGGGGGTGCCACCCGTCGGGGCGGGACGACCTGGACCCGATCTCCCTGGTCTGCAAGATCACCGCCGCCAACGGCCGCCCGGCGGTCAAGCTGAGCGACAACTACCTGAAGGCGTCGGGGCCGCCGGACGAGATCGCCCGCTACCGCGCCGTCTTCGGCACCGCCGGCGTGGAGAATGCCCCGCTGGTGGTGTGA
- a CDS encoding DUF808 domain-containing protein, with the protein MSTGLIALIDDVVGLAKVAAASLDDAAAQATRAGAKAAGVVVDDAAVTPRYVVGLAAERELPIVGRIAMGSLKNKLLYLLPAALFLSLVAPWAITPLLMLGGAFLCYEGAEKLYEAIWPHAPGHGHGGDGVVPAGTPAEVEEQRVSGAIQTDLILSAEIMAITLSTVAATTSSFWTQALVLAIVGTGITLVVYGAVALIVKADDVGLSLAQNETPVSSILGLRAGGNPPGGADRALRPVTKGIGRGLVIGMPYFLKALSIIGTAAMLWVGGGIIIHGLEEFGFTAIGHAVHDFAAAVGHAVPAVSAVLEWLVAAAAAGLLGIAVGAVLIPLVHNVAMPAVAKLRG; encoded by the coding sequence TTGAGCACAGGATTGATCGCACTCATCGACGACGTCGTCGGGCTGGCGAAGGTCGCCGCCGCGTCGTTGGACGATGCCGCCGCGCAGGCCACGCGGGCGGGTGCCAAGGCCGCCGGCGTGGTGGTGGACGACGCTGCGGTCACGCCCCGCTACGTGGTCGGCCTCGCCGCGGAGCGGGAACTGCCGATCGTCGGCCGAATCGCGATGGGCTCCCTGAAGAACAAGCTGCTCTACCTGCTGCCGGCGGCGCTGTTCCTCAGCCTGGTGGCGCCGTGGGCGATCACCCCGCTGCTGATGCTGGGGGGAGCCTTCCTGTGCTACGAGGGCGCCGAGAAGCTGTACGAGGCCATATGGCCCCACGCCCCGGGCCACGGCCACGGCGGGGACGGCGTGGTGCCGGCCGGAACCCCGGCCGAGGTCGAGGAGCAGCGGGTCAGCGGCGCCATCCAGACCGACCTGATCCTGTCGGCGGAGATCATGGCGATCACCCTGTCCACGGTCGCGGCGACAACCTCCTCGTTCTGGACCCAGGCGCTGGTCCTGGCGATCGTCGGCACCGGCATCACCCTGGTCGTCTACGGGGCGGTGGCGCTGATCGTGAAGGCGGATGACGTCGGCCTGTCCCTCGCCCAGAACGAAACCCCCGTCTCCAGCATCCTGGGGCTGCGCGCCGGCGGCAACCCGCCGGGCGGCGCCGACCGCGCGCTTCGTCCCGTGACCAAGGGGATTGGGCGCGGCCTCGTCATCGGCATGCCCTATTTCCTGAAGGCGCTGAGCATCATCGGGACGGCCGCGATGCTCTGGGTCGGCGGCGGCATCATCATCCACGGGCTGGAGGAGTTCGGGTTCACGGCGATCGGGCACGCGGTCCATGATTTCGCGGCGGCGGTCGGCCACGCGGTTCCCGCGGTCTCCGCGGTGCTCGAATGGCTCGTGGCCGCCGCCGCGGCGGGCCTGCTGGGGATCGCCGTGGGCGCCGTGCTGATCCCCCTGGTCCACAACGTCGCCATGCCGGCCGTGGCGAAGCTGAGGGGCTAG